A region from the Thermus hydrothermalis genome encodes:
- a CDS encoding ribose-phosphate diphosphokinase has translation MEIRLFTGNAHPGLAQRIAEALGVPLGKALVDRFPDGEIRVRLLESVRGDDVYLIQPTCPPVNEHLMELLLLADAARRSSAGRINAVIPYFGYARQDKQTEGREPVSAKLVAGLLERVGVHRVIAIDLHAPQIQGFFDIPVDHLSAVRLFARYLQEKGYAENAVVVSPDAGRAEEARRLAERLGLPLAMLAKRRHGPKETSVTYVIGDVEGKRPLVIDDIVSTGGTIRRGVEALLQAGALPEVVVMATHPVLVGEARENLAHPAIREVVFTDTIPLRDGGYTVLSTAELLAQAIRHVHTNQSVSALI, from the coding sequence CCTTGGGCAAGGCCCTGGTGGACCGCTTCCCCGACGGGGAGATCCGGGTGCGGCTTTTAGAAAGCGTCCGGGGGGACGACGTCTACCTCATCCAACCCACCTGCCCCCCGGTGAACGAGCACCTCATGGAACTCCTCCTCCTGGCGGACGCCGCAAGGCGGAGCTCCGCCGGCCGCATCAACGCCGTCATCCCCTACTTCGGCTACGCCCGCCAGGACAAGCAGACGGAAGGGCGCGAGCCCGTGAGCGCCAAGCTGGTGGCGGGGCTTTTGGAGCGGGTGGGGGTCCACCGGGTCATCGCCATAGACCTCCACGCCCCCCAGATCCAGGGCTTCTTTGACATCCCCGTGGACCACCTCTCCGCCGTGCGCCTCTTCGCCCGCTACCTGCAGGAAAAGGGGTATGCGGAAAACGCCGTGGTGGTCTCCCCCGACGCTGGCCGGGCGGAGGAGGCCAGGCGGCTTGCCGAGCGGCTTGGGCTACCCTTGGCCATGCTGGCCAAGCGCCGCCACGGGCCCAAGGAAACCTCCGTCACCTACGTCATCGGGGACGTGGAGGGGAAAAGGCCCCTCGTCATTGACGATATCGTCTCCACCGGCGGGACCATCCGGCGGGGGGTGGAGGCGCTTCTCCAGGCGGGGGCTTTGCCCGAGGTGGTGGTCATGGCCACCCACCCGGTCCTGGTGGGGGAGGCCCGGGAAAACCTAGCCCACCCCGCCATCCGGGAGGTGGTCTTCACGGACACCATCCCCCTCAGGGACGGGGGCTACACCGTGCTTTCCACCGCCGAGCTCCTCGCCCAAGCCATCCGCCACGTCCACACCAACCAATCGGTGAGTGCCCTCATCTAG